CGTTCCAAGCAAACTGCCTAACGCTTCTCATCTGATCTTCGCTAGGTGGAGTTGGATATCTGTTTCTGATGGCTTCTACAGCCTGATTGAATTGTTCGAGCGAAACCTCTTCTCCAGCGATTTCCCCTACTACTTGCTTGTTTCTTCCTAGGATTCTTGAATTAGGTGACAACAGGTCTCCTCCCAATAAGAACAGGGCTAAGCCAACGCCTATAACGCCGACAGCTATACCCGACTTTTGTCTGATCTTATTAATAATTGCCATGACAAAATTGTGATTGTGTTAGTTTCCGCTTTATATCTTCCAGTCTTCAAATATAACACTGTTGGGTTTGTGGGCACTATGATTATAGCTTAGAAAACAGCAATAAATAAGCGACCTCACAAATTTCCACCGCAAAATAGAAAAATAAATTCGGTTCAAAAGAACATATGACTTCTTATTGCAGAGGTACAGTCGTTTTCAAAGTGTACAAATGTATGATTAATACTATTGACTCACAAATAAACACAAAATAAATCGGGAAATGACAATTGAATAAGACTGCATTTGAGGGATAAAACCAATATTTATTCAATAATTGAGGGAATCACAACACTAAGGTGGGTATAAAAAAAGCCTGATATTACTATCAGGCTTTACGACTTGAGCGGGAGACGGGATTCGAACCCGCGACCCCAACCTTGGCAAGGTTGTGCTCTACCAGCTGAGCTACTCTCGCTTAATTTAATATGACTTGTACCAGGAGCGGGACTTGAACCCGCACGACCTTGCGGTCACGAGATTTTAAGTCTCGCGTGTCTACCAATTCCACCATCCCGGCTTGCCTTAGAGACAATTTGAGCGGGAGACGGGATTCGAACCCGCGACCCCAACCTTGGCAAGGTTGTGCTCTACCAGCTGAGCTACTCTCGCTTAATGCTCTCTTTCATTCCGAAAGCGATGCAAAGGTACGATGGATTCTTTATTCTGCAAACTTCGGTTTAAAAAAAATCGTTCAAAAACACCCCTTAACGTGCATCTAACTGAATATCAGCAATAAATTTTTATTGATTTATTCACATTCAAATCCTCTCTTAAAAGATCTACTCAAGTCTTGACTTTCTTAATGGAAACGTTGTGTCAACAGCTAATAAAAAAGGAGTGAAGGTCAAAGTTCACTCCTTAGTTTTAGTCTATAAGGTTACTTTGTCAGGATACTTAAAATAAAAGCATACTCAAATGCGACCTCTCTATACATTTCATACCTACCAGAAGCACCGCCATGCCCTGCCGTCATATTTGTCTTAAGCAAAAGCATATTGTTATCCGTTTTCATTTCACGAAGCTTCGCCACCCATTTCGTTGGTTCCCAATACTGTACCTGTGAATCGTGTAACCCTGAAGTAACCAGTGTATGTGGATAATCCTTCGTTTCCAATTGGTCATATGGTGAATACGACTTAATGTATTCATAATATTTAGGATCATTCGGATTGCCCCACTCATCATACTCTCCTACAGTTAATGGAATCGATTCGTCTAGCATTGTACTGACAACATCCACAAAAGGAACTTCTGCTACAATTACCTTAAACAGCTCTGGTCTCATATTCATCACAGCACCCATCAATAGACCTCCTGCACTACCTCCATTGGCTGCTAACTTAGAAGAAGACGTATACTTTTCAGCTATTAGGTGTTCTGCACAGGCAATAAAATCTGAAAAGGTATTTTTCTTCTTAAGCATTTTCCCATCTTCATACCATGCCCTGCCCATATCTTCACCACCTCTAATATGTGCGATGGCAAATACAAACCCTCTATCCAATAAGCTAAGTCTAATAGAACTGAAATATGGGTCATAAGAAAAACCATACGCCCCATAACCTGTCAAATAAAGTGGCGCTTCCCCATTACGTTCAAAGCCTTTCTTATATACCAATGAAATTGGTACTTTAACTCCATCCTGTGCAATTGCATAAATACGCTCAGCATGGTAATCCTCAGAATTAAAGGCCCCTAATACTTCTTGCTGTTTTAGAAGTATTTTCTCCCTAGTTTCCATGTTATAATCGTACACAGAAGCAGGTGTCGTTAGTGAATTATATCCATAACGCAAGATCGGCGTATCAAAGTCATAGTTGGCTCCGGTCCATGCTGTATATGTCTCTTCACCAAAATCAATATAGTGCTCGTTTTCACCTTCCCATTCCATCACTCTCAGGTGGCTCAACCCTCCGCTGCGCTCTTCCAACACCATGAACTTTGCAAATATTTCGATTCCTTCCAGCAGTACATCACTCCTGTGTGGTATCAGCTCTGTCCAATACTCCTTTGAAGGTGTATCAATTGGCGCTTCCATTAATCGGAAATTCTTGGCTTGCCAGTTAGTCAAGACATAGAACTTATCTTGGTAATGATCAATACCATATTCGTGCTTGTGTTCACGAGACTGCACAAGTCTAAATCCACTATCTGGGTCATTTGATTCTACAAATCTCCATTCAGAGGATAGGGTAGAAGATGAGTTAATAAAAATATATTCCCTCGATTTACTTCTCATTACCGCTACCGTAAACTTCTCGTCAGTTTCTTCAAAGATTAATTCATCTTCTTCTTGAGAAGTACCAAGGCGGTGTTTCCAGACTTTATTAGATCTAAGCGTTTCCTCATCCTGAGTTGTATAGAACAAGGTCTTATTATCTGCTGCCCATGCAATATTTCCAGTGGTATGCTCCAGTTTTTCTTCTATCTCAACACCTGATATCAAGTTCTTGAAGCAAATGGTATAAATACGTCTACCAACATTATCCACAGCGTAAGCTAACATATCATTTTGCTCACTTACCTTCAGTCCTCCAACAGAGCAGAAATCATGTCCTTCTGCTACTTGATTGACATCCAATAAAATCTCCTCCTCAGCATCTAAACTACCCTTCTTTCTACAGTGAATAGCATAGCCTTTACCTTCTTCATGTTTGCTATAATAATAATAGCCATTGAGCTTGTAAGGCACAGACTCATCGTCCTCTTTGATTCTTGCCTTAATCTCATCAAACAACTCATCCTCCAATGATTTGTGAGGAGTCATGACCTGTTCTGTATAAGCATTCTCAGCTTCCAGATAAGCAATAACCTCAGGGTTCTCCCTATCCCTCATCCAATAATAGTTATCAATTCGAACATCACCATGTTGTGTCAATTCAACAGGGACTTTCTTTGCAACAGGAGGCATTATCTTATTATTCATACTGAATATGTCTTTTCTTCTTTTTGCTTGTCTAAATATGGTGCAAGATAAAACAATAATGCCGAAAGCTGTGAGACCTTCGGCATTCAAAATTTTAATTATAAATCAATATGTTAAAGCTAAACCAAGGTTCAATACATGTTTAAACTGAACTCCTTTGCCAGTAGTTCCATCATCTTTAGGAACATCTACATCTGGATCATAAATCAATTGTGTTCCAAAGTTAGTAGTGATGTATTTATTAACTTTCATCATTAGCAGCGTTCCCCAATTGACAACCCACTTATCCAACGTTTTATAACTTGAAAACATATTCAGATCAGACTTGAAAGTAGTATTTTCCATCACCTTAAACTCCAAGGTTTTTCTTAAAGTAACACCCAGCTCATAACGTGACTTTTCGCCTGGTGTTACCCCAAAAGCTCCAGCTGCCGCCAAGTCGTCATCCAGAACGAATGTAATCCTGTTAGATACTGGAGAAACAGCCAATGAAAGAAGGTTCTTGTATTTGTATTGGGCTGTAAGATTTACCATAACGTAACCAGGGGCCATAAAAGCAGATATTTTCCGTCTTTGCTCTTCATCACTAGTTCCTTCCTTAAAGTATTCATATCCTACATCCATTTGCGTTCTTACCTGTGTACCTGCCAGAACACTCCATCTATCATTGATTTTATAACCATAGTCACTTGCCAAAATCAGCTGGTCATCTGTTTTGCGTGTTCTGAATGCCGACTCTCCCTGCCGAATCAAACCATAAGCAAAGTCTAATTTATTATTCCACAGTGTAGTTTCTGATTCTCTTGAACTACTTAATGACACGACAGTCCCTAACGATAAGGAGTTCTGTCCACCTGCAGCCCAATTATGTAAACTAACGTTTGAGAAATTTGCCGCAAAACTCCCTTGATGTATCCATAGAGAATCTTTAGAAGTGACCTGTGCCTGTGCATAAGAACACAGTAATAGTGCAAAAAAAAAGGATGTCAATAATCTCATCAGTTTCACTTGATTTTGTTTGATTGTCATATAATGAGTGTAATGATCTTCAAAGGTTTGTATAAATGTAAGACTTGTATCTTTTTGTTCTAAATTCATTTATAGTTTATTACCAAATTATCCTGTTTACTTTCTCGCCACAGTCTTCTTTTTGATAACTTTGTCCATAAGTGTTCTTGAATTATAAAAAGACAACTGCAGTAACATATGAGTTCATTAAAAGAAAACCTGCAATATTTTGATAAGATACTAGACGGCACTAATTGCAAATTGATTGCTGTCAGTAAAACCAAGCCTATTGAATTACTTCAAGAAGCATATGATTTAGGTGTTCGTGTGTTCGGAGAAAATAAGGTTCAGGAAATGGCCACTAAATATGAGGCACTTCCTAAGGATATCGAGTGGCATATGATTGGGCACTTACAGCGAAACAAAGTAAAATACATTGCACCTTTTGTTAGCCTGATCCATTCTATTGACAGTATTAGGTTACTTCAGGAAGTGGATAAAAGAGCAGCACAAAATGACCGCGTGATCAACTGTCTTTTACAAATTCATATCGCTGAGGAGGAAAGTAAATTTGGGTTGGATGAACAAGAGCTTCAAGCTTTATTAACCTCTGATGAGTTCAAGTCCATGAATAATATTTGTATCAAAGGAGTTATGGGGATGGCAACCAACACTGACAACAATGAACAAGTCAGGAAAGAGTTTGCTAGTCTTCGCAAAATATTTGATACAATGAAAAAAGATTACAATGGAGACAACCTTGACCTACAAGAAGTGTCAATGGGAATGAGCGGTGACTATCAAATTGCAGTAGAAGAGGGGAGTACCATGATACGTGTAGGAAGCTCTATCTTTGGCGCTCGCAACTATTCATAAATCTAACTTTTTAAACTCCCTGTTAAGACTCAATAAGTCACTATGAAACAGGGAGTTTTCTATATATTTCCTTGGTTATTTCATACTACCCTCTGTATGAGTTCTCTGCATTTTTTTGTATAATAATCTTGGTTATCACTAAAAAGATAAAACAGCTCAGAGTAGTACATACTAGCTAAATCTCTTTTTCCTGTTACCATCACTAAGTACTTAGGCTTTACCCAACTCCTCTCTTCTTTTACCTTTTCCATTTATATTGTAGCCTAAGGTACTTACAAACGTTCTTTCAGTCTTTACTCCCTAATCTTTTACCAGGCATGAACCACTTTACTAGAGAGCGAATCCATCAGCGGATCCTACAAAAAAAACGTATAAACACCACATATGAGACGGGGCTTATACTCTATGTCATGTTCAGTTCTAGCATATTCATTTACCTAACCTATCAAATCAAACAAAAGCTTACAGCTGTATCTATACAATTGCTCACTGCGAATGCACATTGGGCATTA
This portion of the Limibacter armeniacum genome encodes:
- a CDS encoding S9 family peptidase; the protein is MNNKIMPPVAKKVPVELTQHGDVRIDNYYWMRDRENPEVIAYLEAENAYTEQVMTPHKSLEDELFDEIKARIKEDDESVPYKLNGYYYYSKHEEGKGYAIHCRKKGSLDAEEEILLDVNQVAEGHDFCSVGGLKVSEQNDMLAYAVDNVGRRIYTICFKNLISGVEIEEKLEHTTGNIAWAADNKTLFYTTQDEETLRSNKVWKHRLGTSQEEDELIFEETDEKFTVAVMRSKSREYIFINSSSTLSSEWRFVESNDPDSGFRLVQSREHKHEYGIDHYQDKFYVLTNWQAKNFRLMEAPIDTPSKEYWTELIPHRSDVLLEGIEIFAKFMVLEERSGGLSHLRVMEWEGENEHYIDFGEETYTAWTGANYDFDTPILRYGYNSLTTPASVYDYNMETREKILLKQQEVLGAFNSEDYHAERIYAIAQDGVKVPISLVYKKGFERNGEAPLYLTGYGAYGFSYDPYFSSIRLSLLDRGFVFAIAHIRGGEDMGRAWYEDGKMLKKKNTFSDFIACAEHLIAEKYTSSSKLAANGGSAGGLLMGAVMNMRPELFKVIVAEVPFVDVVSTMLDESIPLTVGEYDEWGNPNDPKYYEYIKSYSPYDQLETKDYPHTLVTSGLHDSQVQYWEPTKWVAKLREMKTDNNMLLLKTNMTAGHGGASGRYEMYREVAFEYAFILSILTK
- a CDS encoding DUF3078 domain-containing protein, translated to MRLLTSFFFALLLCSYAQAQVTSKDSLWIHQGSFAANFSNVSLHNWAAGGQNSLSLGTVVSLSSSRESETTLWNNKLDFAYGLIRQGESAFRTRKTDDQLILASDYGYKINDRWSVLAGTQVRTQMDVGYEYFKEGTSDEEQRRKISAFMAPGYVMVNLTAQYKYKNLLSLAVSPVSNRITFVLDDDLAAAGAFGVTPGEKSRYELGVTLRKTLEFKVMENTTFKSDLNMFSSYKTLDKWVVNWGTLLMMKVNKYITTNFGTQLIYDPDVDVPKDDGTTGKGVQFKHVLNLGLALTY
- a CDS encoding YggS family pyridoxal phosphate-dependent enzyme; protein product: MSSLKENLQYFDKILDGTNCKLIAVSKTKPIELLQEAYDLGVRVFGENKVQEMATKYEALPKDIEWHMIGHLQRNKVKYIAPFVSLIHSIDSIRLLQEVDKRAAQNDRVINCLLQIHIAEEESKFGLDEQELQALLTSDEFKSMNNICIKGVMGMATNTDNNEQVRKEFASLRKIFDTMKKDYNGDNLDLQEVSMGMSGDYQIAVEEGSTMIRVGSSIFGARNYS